The genomic window CAAGAAGCTGGGCATCGAGCCGATCAATGTGCTTTCGGTGATCACGTTCTATCCCTTCTTTCGTCAGCATAAGATAGGCAAGCGCCACATCCGCGTTTGCCGCACGCTATCCTGCGCCATGGCGGGCGGAGCCAAGGTCTGCGATACCATGCTGAAGGAGTTCGAGACGGAATTGAACGAAGTCTCCCCGGATGGAGAAGTGACCGTCGAATTCGCCGAGTGTCTGGCCAGTTGCGGCAGCGCCCCGGTGATGCTGGTGGACGAGGAATTGCACGAGAATCTCGACGTGGCGAAGGCCAAGGCTCTCTGCGAGAAGATCAAAGCGGAGGCGAAAGCGTAGTTAAAATGGCGATACATCCCAAGGAACAGCGCCTGATTCTCAAGTATGCTGACGAGGAAGGCTATACGCCGAAGATCGACAGCTACATGGCTCACGGCGGCTACGACATGCTCAAAAAGGCGGTCACTATGGAGCCGCAGAGCATCATCGACGAAGTCAAGAAGTCCGGCTTGCGCGGCCGCGGCGGAGCCGGATTCCCGTGCGGGGTGAAGTGGAGCTTCGTCGATCGCAAGTCCGGCAAGCCCATCTATCTGATCTGCAATTGCGACGAGTCGGAGCCGGGCACCTTCAAGGATCGCCAGATCGTGCACAAGGATCCGCACCAGCTGATTGAGGGCATGATGATTTCCTGCTTCGCCAACAATGTGGCGAAGGCCTTCATCTACATTCGCGAGGAGATGCCGCACGGCGCCCGCATTTTGGACGAAGCGATTTTGGAAGCGAAGGAAAAGGGCTTCGTCGGCGACAATGTATGCGGATCCGGATACAGCTGCGACATCGTCGTGCACCGCGGAGCCGCGGCCTACATTTGCGGCGAGGAGACGGGGCTCATCGAATCTCTGGAAGGCAAGCGCGCCAATCCGCGCATCAAGCCGCCTTATTTCCCTGCGGTTCTCGGTCTCTACAATTGCCCGACCATCGTCAACAATGTGGAAACGCTCTGCAACGCGGTACACATTCTGCAGATGGGGGCGGAAGGCTTCGCCAAAATCGGCCGTCCCAACAATACGGGTACGCGCATCTGGTGCGTTTCCGGCGGGGTGCAGCGTCCTGGCTACTACGAAGTGGCGGACGTCACGCTCGGCGAACTGGTCAACGACATCTGCGGCGGGCCGCTTCCCGGCCGAAAGATCAAGGCCATCATCCCTGGCGGCTCTTCGATGAAGATCTTGAAAAACGGCGAGCGCTACAAGGGCAAGAATCCGGACGGTAGCGAATACGACTGGGGTCTAGAGGACATTCCGCTCGACTACGATGGAATCGCGGCGGCGGGGTCCATGTCCGGTTCCGGCGGCATGATGGTGCTCGACGACAGCGTTTCCATCCCGGCGGCGTTAGCCAACCTGATGGCTTTCTATTCTCACGAGAGTTGCGGCCAGTGCACGCCGTGTCGCGAAGGCTCGCTTTGGCTCAAGAAGATTACCTCCCGCATGGTTCATGGCCAAGCCCGCAAGGAAGACGTGGATTTGATGCTTAGCGTGGCCGACCAGATCGCTGGCCGCACCATCTGCGCCTTCGGTTTCGCGGTGGCGTGGCCGGTGCAGAGCTACATCGCAAAGTTTGAAGAAGAATTTAGAGAATACGCCGAGCAGCTCAGCGATCCGAACGCTGACCGTGAACGCATAAAGGAACTCGCGTGCAATGGCTGAGGAAAAGAAAGACAATCTGATCACCGTCAACATCGACGGCATCGACCTGCAGGTGCCCCCGGGTACGAACATGGTCGATGCGGTCAAGATGCTCGGCAAGGAAGTCCCGCACTATTGCTACCACCCGAAACTCTCGGTGGCGGGCAACTGCCGCATGTGCCTGGTGGAAATGGGCATGCCTGGAAAGGATCGCGCCACTGGAGAGCCCATGCTCAACGAGGACGGCTCCCCGAAGATCATGTGGATGCCGGGTCCTGCCATCGCTTGCGGGACCAAGGCGGCCCCGGGGATGCACATCAAGACCAATTCGCCCAAGGCCGTCGAGTCGCGGGAGGCGGTCACCGAGTTTCTCTTGATCAATCACCCGCTGGATTGCCCCATTTGCGATCAGGCTGGAGAATGCAAGCTGCAGGAGTTTTCGGCGTCACACGGGCGTGGATACAGCCGTTTCATCGAAGCGAAAAACGTGAAGCCGAAACGCACGCGTCTCGGGCCTAGGGTAACGCTCGACGACGAGCGCTGCATCCTTTGTTCGCGCTGCGTTCGCTTTTCGCAGGAGATCGCCAAGGACGACGTGCTCGGTTTTATCGATCGTGGCAGCTATTCGACGCTGACCTGTTTCCCAGGCAAGGAGCTCGCGAATAATTACTCTTTGAATACGGTGGACATCTGCCCGGTGGGAGCGCTCACCAGTACCGACTTCCGATTCAAGATGCGCGTTTGGTTTCTTAAGGAGACCAAGAGCATCGACTTGGAAACTTCGGTCGGATGCAATACGGTGGTTTCTTCTCGCGAAGGAAAGATCTACCGCATCACCCCGCGTCAGAATGACGAGGTCAACGACACATGGATGCCGGATTCCGGCCGCGAGCTTTACAAGCAAGTGGAAGCGGAGGACCGCTTGACTGGTTGCGTCGCGGATTCCGTGGCCATCGAGCCTTCCAGGGCGATTGCCGCCGCCGCCGATGCGCTCAAAGGCGAGGGGATCGCCATCGTCGGCTCCGGTCGATGCACGGTCGAGGAGCAATTCGCTCTGAAAGCTATCGCCGATCAAGTCGGCGCTAAGGATGTGTATCTGGTTGCTCGATACGGCGAGGATGACGGCATCCTCGTCTCCAAGGATCGCAACCCGAACGTGCGCGGAGCCTTGGCGACCGGTTTGATTTCCGATCTGCCGACCGAGACGCTGAGCGATCTGGCGGCCAAGATCGACGCAGGCGAGGTCAAGACCGTGTTCGCAGTACGTGAGGATCTGGTGGCAGCTGGCTTGAGTGAGGACCAGCTCGCGAAAGTGACGGTGATCGCTCTCGACACGCGCGAGACTCCAACCACCAAAGCGGCGAAAGTGACCATCGCAGGCCTGACTCAATTCGAGAAGTCGGGGTCGGTGATCAATCAGCAGTTTCGTATCCAGAAATTTCATAAAGCTGTCCCGGGGCCATCCGGAGCGATCGACGATCTGGCGGCTCTGGCGGGAATCCAAAGCGCCTTGTCGAGCGACGCCTTCCCGAACTCGGTGGGAACCATCTGGGAAAGAATCGCCGCGTCGGGTAGCCTTTTCGAAGGCCTCAGCTTCAAGGGAATCTCCGACACCGGTGTCCTGCTCGATGGCAGCTCGTTCGAAGGGCTACCGTTCGTAGAAGGAAAGTCACTACACTTTGAACCCAAGAGCGAAGCCGTAGCAGCGGAATAGACGCCATGGAACTGACTGATATCATCATCAAATCGATCTACGCGATTGTCGTCGTGAGCGTGCTCATGGGCTTTTGCTCCTACGCGGTTCTCGCGGAGCGAAAGATCTCCAGTTGGATTCAAGGTCGTGTGGGTCCGAACCGCACCACGCTGCCGTTCATCGGATCGATCCCGGTGGTGGGCCGTTTTCTGACACGTCTCGGCGTGTTTCAGCCGGTGGCGGACGGATTGAAGTTCCTCTTCAAGGAGGACGTGCTTCCCGGGCACGTGAACAAGCTCTACTTCACGCTTGCCCCGGTCATCGCCTTGATTCCCGCCTTGACGACTGTGGTGGTAGTGCCCTTCGGCTACTACGAAAACGCGGCAGGGGAGGTGGTGAACCTGGTGCTGGCGGACTTGAACGTCGGCATCCTCTTCCTCTTCGCGGTCTCCTCGCTCGGCGTCTACGGAGTCGTGCTGGGCGGATGGGCGTCCAACTCGAAGTATCCATTTCTTGGAGGCATTCGCGCTTCCGCTCAAATGATCTCCTACGAGCTGGCCATGGGCATCTCGGTGCTGCCGATCTTCATGTGGGTCAACGCGCCGGGGACGGATGGCAGCTTGAGTCTGGTCGACGTGGTGAACGCCCAAGCGGGCGGGCTATGGTTTGCCATGTGGATGCCGTTTTCCTTCATCATTTTCGTGGTTTGCGTTTTTGCGGAAACCAATCGTCTGCCCTTTGACATGGCGGAGTCCGAGACGGAGCTCGTTTCCGGATTCCATACCGAGTACAGCTCCTTCAAGTTCGGCCTGTTCTTCGTGGGCGAGTACGCTCACATGCTGGTCGGCTCCGCGGTTGTGGCGGTGCTTTTTCTGGGGGGATGGCAGCCGCTGCCCTTCATGACTTGGGCCGACCTCGGCGTGACGGGCATTTGGGCGGGCATCTTCTCGGTGAGCACGCTGCTCGGGAAGTTGATCGGGTTCATGTTCTTTTTCATGTGGATCCGCTGGACGCTGCCTCGTTTCCGCTACGACCAAATCATGAAGCTTGGCTGGCAGATGTTGCTTCCCGCATCGATCGCCAATCTGGTGCTCTACACCTTCATCATCTATTTCATCGAGCGTCCCTAATCCGAATGCAGAATGAAGAACGGAGACTCAAACTCGCGCCGAACTCGGAAGACTCTTCATTCGTAACTTTCAACCTTTCGCTCAAAAATGGCTATCGTCGTTAAGAGAAAACCACTCAATCTACTAGAAAAGCTCTACATTCCCGAGATCATCAGAGGTCTTGGGGTCACCTTCCGCCGCATGTTTTTCGGGGAGACGGTGACCATGGAGTACCCGGAGCAGCGCCCGCCCATACCTGCGGGCTACCGCGGCGTGCCGACCTTGGTGCGCGATCCGGAAGGCCGCGAGAAATGCGTATCCTGCCAGCTTTGCGAGTTCGTTTGTCCGCCGAAGGCCATCCGCATCACTCCGGGCGAGATCACCGAGGATAGCCAGTACGCCCATGTGGAGAAGGCTCCCAAGGAGTTCGAGATCGACATGCTGCGCTGCATCTACTGCGGCATGTGTCAGGAGGTCTGTCCGGAAGAGGCGATCTGGCTGCAGAACCAGTATTCGACCTCTGGCTACACGAGAGCGGAGATGGTCAACGACAAGCAGAAGCTCTACGAGTTGGGCGGCACGCTGCCGGACGAGCATTTCAAGTGGAAGAAAAAGAAGGAAGCAGCCGAGCACGGCGGCGGGCATCACTAGGCCGGTCGCCGATGGTTAATTCATCATAGATCCTCCTCCATCCCATTTCCTCATGACTGAATTGTTTTTCTATCTCTTTTCCGCGATTACCCTTGGGTGTGGGATCGCGGTCGTGTTCAGCCGCAATCCGGTGAACGCGGCGATGTTTCTTATCCTGGCCTTCACGGGCATGGCGTCGCTGTTTGTGATGTTGGAAGCCTACTTTCTCGCGGTGATCCAGGTGCTTGTCTACGCGGGCGCCGTGGTGGTGCTCTTTCTTTTCATCATCATGCTTCTCGATGTTAAGGAGGAGTCGCGGCATCGCGTGAAACTGCTGACCATCGTGGCCAGCGTAGTGGGATTCGCCATCCTGATCCTCGGCGTGGCGACGGTGGTTTCCACGGACGCGGTCGCGGAATCGGCCCAGACGCTGCCAGCTGTCACCAACAACACGCTCAAGAGCTTTGGCTACGAACTATTCACCACCTACCTGCTGCCCATGCAGGTAACCGGCTTCCTCTTGCTGGTGGCCATGATCGGGGTGATCGTTCTCAGCAAGAAAGTGAAAACCGACTAATCCTCAAATTGAAGATTTCTGATGACTATCGGACTTGAACATTACATCGGCGTGAGCGCCTTGCTCTTCGCCATCGGATTTTTCGGAGTGCTCTATCGGCGAAACACGCTGGTGATCTACATGTGCCTCGAGCTGATGCTCAACGCGTGCAACCTGGGACTGATCGCCTTTTCCCGATATCACGGTGGCATGAGCGGCAACGTGTTCGTCTTTTTCACCATCACGGTAGCGGCGGCGGAAGTCGCGGTCGGCCTCGCCATCATCGTGGCCCTTTTTCGCAAACGACAAACGGTGCAGGTCAGCGAACTGAACGCGCTCAAGAACTAGTCTTTCGGCAGCAACCGGTACTACAGCAATTTCCCTCCCATGAGTTTAGACCCACAGCTTTACGCTTACGCTCTTCTGGCGTTTCCTCTGATATCGGCCGTGGCCATCGCTTTCTCCATGCGACGCAATGGGGCGCTCGCTGCAGGCGTCTCCGTCGGCGCCGCGACCCTCATTCTCGCCACGGCGCTGCATATCATTTTTCGAATCGATTCGATCGAGTACAATGCCAGCTGGATCGAGATCGGCCCGCTCTCCCTGGATTTCGGATTTCTGGTCGACGACCTGGCGAAGCTGATGCTCTTCGTGGTCGCCTTCGTGGGCTTCCTCGTTCATGTATTCAGTCTTGGATACATGAAGGACGATCCGAACAAGGCCCGTTTCTTCGGCGGCCTGTCCATCTTCATGTTTTCCATGCTCGGCCTGGTGATGGCCAGCAATCTGGTCACCCTTTTCATCTTCTGGGAGCTGGTCGGTTTCAGCTCCTACATGCTGATCGGTTTCTATCTGGACAAGCCAAGCGCCGCGGCGGCTGCCAAGAAGGCGTTCATCGCCAACCGGGTGGGGGACTTCGGTTTCCTCATCGGCATCATCATGGCCTTCTGGGCTTTCGGCACGGTCGATCTGGCGGAAATGCGCCAAGCGATCGTAAGTGGTACCATTGATTTGAATACTATCGGAGCTGCGACTGGCATCGGCCTGCTACTCTTTTGCGGCACCGTGGGCAAGTCCGGCCAGCTGCCGCTGCACGTCTGGCTGCCGGATGCGATGGAGGGCCCGACACCGGTCTCCGCGCTGATCCACGCCGCGACCATGGTGGCGGCGGGCGTCTTCCTGCTTTGCCGTACTGGTTTTCTCATGACGGTCGACGCCTTGCAGATCATCATGTGGATCGGAGTGGCCACCGCCTTGTTCGCGGGTTTCACCGCCATCGCTCAGCGCGACATCAAGAAGATCCTAGCCTACTCCACGGTTTCTCAGCTCGGGTACATGGTCGCGGCTTTTGGCTTGGGCACCATGATTTCCTGGGAGGCTGGTGTTGCGGCCGCCATGTTTCATTTGACCACGCACGCCTTCTTCAAGGCCCTGCTCTTCCTCGGGTCCGGTTCGATCATCCACGCCTGCCATCACGAGCAGGACATTTTCAAGATGGGTGGCTTGGCGAAGAAGATGCCCATCACCTTTCTCTGCTTCACGGCAGGTCTACTTCCTCTGATCGGCACCATCTTCACTTCAGGCTTCTACTCCAAGGATGCGATCCTCGCGATCGCCTACGAGCAGAACCAGGCGGTTTTCTATCTCTTGGTTCTTGGAGCGTTTCTAACGGCCTTTTACATGATTCGCCTTTGGAAGATCGTTTTCCTCGGCGAAACCAATTCGGACAATGCCAGCCATGCTCATGAAAACGGTCCGGTGTTCACGGTGCCGCTCATCCTGCTCGCGGTCTGCGCCATTCTCGGTGGCTTCACTGGCCTCTACCCGCACGCCTTGAGCCCGATCGTGGAGGCAGGTCACCATCTGGTAAGCGACGAGCTTCACACCACCATCATGATTTTCGGCATGGGCGCTTGGGCCGTCGGTATCGCGCTCGCTTTCGTACTCTACGGGGCCGGCGCCAAGGAGGATCGCTTCCAGAAGATGACCGGACCGGTCTACGCGGTGCTGGAAAGGAAGTTCTACTTCGACGAGCTCTACGCGTTTTACATCGAGAAGATCCAGCAACGGGTGGCTCTGACGCTCCACTTTCTCGAACAGATCGCTTTGGCAGGCTTGATCATTCGCGGGGCGGCAGGCGTGGCCGGACTGGTCGGCATGGGTCTGAAGGCCCTGCACGTGGGCAACATTCATCAATACGTCTACTGGTTCATCGCTGGGTTGGCTCTCTTCTGGGCCTTGGCTGGCGGCTTCTAGATGGG from Pelagicoccus sp. SDUM812003 includes these protein-coding regions:
- a CDS encoding NAD(P)H-dependent oxidoreductase subunit E, encoding MNLKPETLAEIEAAIPKYPDPRSAVMPLLHAIQKDQGLLTNEAAEWVAKKLGIEPINVLSVITFYPFFRQHKIGKRHIRVCRTLSCAMAGGAKVCDTMLKEFETELNEVSPDGEVTVEFAECLASCGSAPVMLVDEELHENLDVAKAKALCEKIKAEAKA
- the nuoF gene encoding NADH-quinone oxidoreductase subunit NuoF, translating into MAIHPKEQRLILKYADEEGYTPKIDSYMAHGGYDMLKKAVTMEPQSIIDEVKKSGLRGRGGAGFPCGVKWSFVDRKSGKPIYLICNCDESEPGTFKDRQIVHKDPHQLIEGMMISCFANNVAKAFIYIREEMPHGARILDEAILEAKEKGFVGDNVCGSGYSCDIVVHRGAAAYICGEETGLIESLEGKRANPRIKPPYFPAVLGLYNCPTIVNNVETLCNAVHILQMGAEGFAKIGRPNNTGTRIWCVSGGVQRPGYYEVADVTLGELVNDICGGPLPGRKIKAIIPGGSSMKILKNGERYKGKNPDGSEYDWGLEDIPLDYDGIAAAGSMSGSGGMMVLDDSVSIPAALANLMAFYSHESCGQCTPCREGSLWLKKITSRMVHGQARKEDVDLMLSVADQIAGRTICAFGFAVAWPVQSYIAKFEEEFREYAEQLSDPNADRERIKELACNG
- a CDS encoding 2Fe-2S iron-sulfur cluster-binding protein, which translates into the protein MAEEKKDNLITVNIDGIDLQVPPGTNMVDAVKMLGKEVPHYCYHPKLSVAGNCRMCLVEMGMPGKDRATGEPMLNEDGSPKIMWMPGPAIACGTKAAPGMHIKTNSPKAVESREAVTEFLLINHPLDCPICDQAGECKLQEFSASHGRGYSRFIEAKNVKPKRTRLGPRVTLDDERCILCSRCVRFSQEIAKDDVLGFIDRGSYSTLTCFPGKELANNYSLNTVDICPVGALTSTDFRFKMRVWFLKETKSIDLETSVGCNTVVSSREGKIYRITPRQNDEVNDTWMPDSGRELYKQVEAEDRLTGCVADSVAIEPSRAIAAAADALKGEGIAIVGSGRCTVEEQFALKAIADQVGAKDVYLVARYGEDDGILVSKDRNPNVRGALATGLISDLPTETLSDLAAKIDAGEVKTVFAVREDLVAAGLSEDQLAKVTVIALDTRETPTTKAAKVTIAGLTQFEKSGSVINQQFRIQKFHKAVPGPSGAIDDLAALAGIQSALSSDAFPNSVGTIWERIAASGSLFEGLSFKGISDTGVLLDGSSFEGLPFVEGKSLHFEPKSEAVAAE
- a CDS encoding complex I subunit 1 family protein, which produces MELTDIIIKSIYAIVVVSVLMGFCSYAVLAERKISSWIQGRVGPNRTTLPFIGSIPVVGRFLTRLGVFQPVADGLKFLFKEDVLPGHVNKLYFTLAPVIALIPALTTVVVVPFGYYENAAGEVVNLVLADLNVGILFLFAVSSLGVYGVVLGGWASNSKYPFLGGIRASAQMISYELAMGISVLPIFMWVNAPGTDGSLSLVDVVNAQAGGLWFAMWMPFSFIIFVVCVFAETNRLPFDMAESETELVSGFHTEYSSFKFGLFFVGEYAHMLVGSAVVAVLFLGGWQPLPFMTWADLGVTGIWAGIFSVSTLLGKLIGFMFFFMWIRWTLPRFRYDQIMKLGWQMLLPASIANLVLYTFIIYFIERP
- a CDS encoding NADH-quinone oxidoreductase subunit I, encoding MAIVVKRKPLNLLEKLYIPEIIRGLGVTFRRMFFGETVTMEYPEQRPPIPAGYRGVPTLVRDPEGREKCVSCQLCEFVCPPKAIRITPGEITEDSQYAHVEKAPKEFEIDMLRCIYCGMCQEVCPEEAIWLQNQYSTSGYTRAEMVNDKQKLYELGGTLPDEHFKWKKKKEAAEHGGGHH
- a CDS encoding NADH-quinone oxidoreductase subunit J — protein: MTELFFYLFSAITLGCGIAVVFSRNPVNAAMFLILAFTGMASLFVMLEAYFLAVIQVLVYAGAVVVLFLFIIMLLDVKEESRHRVKLLTIVASVVGFAILILGVATVVSTDAVAESAQTLPAVTNNTLKSFGYELFTTYLLPMQVTGFLLLVAMIGVIVLSKKVKTD
- the nuoK gene encoding NADH-quinone oxidoreductase subunit NuoK codes for the protein MTIGLEHYIGVSALLFAIGFFGVLYRRNTLVIYMCLELMLNACNLGLIAFSRYHGGMSGNVFVFFTITVAAAEVAVGLAIIVALFRKRQTVQVSELNALKN
- the nuoL gene encoding NADH-quinone oxidoreductase subunit L; amino-acid sequence: MSLDPQLYAYALLAFPLISAVAIAFSMRRNGALAAGVSVGAATLILATALHIIFRIDSIEYNASWIEIGPLSLDFGFLVDDLAKLMLFVVAFVGFLVHVFSLGYMKDDPNKARFFGGLSIFMFSMLGLVMASNLVTLFIFWELVGFSSYMLIGFYLDKPSAAAAAKKAFIANRVGDFGFLIGIIMAFWAFGTVDLAEMRQAIVSGTIDLNTIGAATGIGLLLFCGTVGKSGQLPLHVWLPDAMEGPTPVSALIHAATMVAAGVFLLCRTGFLMTVDALQIIMWIGVATALFAGFTAIAQRDIKKILAYSTVSQLGYMVAAFGLGTMISWEAGVAAAMFHLTTHAFFKALLFLGSGSIIHACHHEQDIFKMGGLAKKMPITFLCFTAGLLPLIGTIFTSGFYSKDAILAIAYEQNQAVFYLLVLGAFLTAFYMIRLWKIVFLGETNSDNASHAHENGPVFTVPLILLAVCAILGGFTGLYPHALSPIVEAGHHLVSDELHTTIMIFGMGAWAVGIALAFVLYGAGAKEDRFQKMTGPVYAVLERKFYFDELYAFYIEKIQQRVALTLHFLEQIALAGLIIRGAAGVAGLVGMGLKALHVGNIHQYVYWFIAGLALFWALAGGF